aaaaagaactaaattgcagaaatcgcttaaattttacaattatttagtttatgcaCAGCTGactcgaaaacaacaataaatataggtcaccgGTGAGTAAAAAAATGGCAATTTTGATTTAAAGGGAGATactttggagctttttcaatgatattaacattttaaaagtcacctgggccaacacaaattgttttgttggaatgatttttgtgccaaatgataaagtaacaactactcaCGGTAATAAATGAAACTTATACTACTCAcggtaataaataaaacttgtaatGAAAAACTAATAAATTTTTTTccgaaaatcttatacccgcgagcctccttaagggGTAAACTAACCATtttagtcatgttgacttattcgtagatcctactttgctgaacattagtGATGTACAGTTTGTTTCTATCTATAAacatattcaagataataaccagaatcggcaaaatttccttaaaattaatgctttggtttctgaGATATAAGCCGAAATTTATATtttccccctatgttctattattAGCCATGGTAGCCATCTTGGTTATGTTTGCGGGTAAAAAATGGACCAACTCTAATTcatttatgtttcttttaacatttatttaaatcactgaaatgaaaaattgtaaagaaaCGCTTTTGTTCCAGTATTAGCAACTagaatgtttttcttctttctatCAACGAAAATGGCAGACGGAGAAGAGAGACCTTCGTGTTTGGTGAGAAGTTCCCTGTAACTGTTTCCATCACTTGATATGGCTATAACGTTGTTTGTCATTTCACCAACTACAAACACATTGCCGTCATCCACTGCTATACCCCGTGGGTTCTGAAGAACAGACACATCTTTAAAGGTCCAAATGTGTAATCCCTTACGATCACAACAAATCACACAATCTTCGTTATTGTCAGTATAGTATATTTTGTCGGCATATACAGCTATATGGGAAGATGATGTAATGTCGCACCTTATTATTCTTGTAGTTTTAAAATCtgtcaaatttatttcataaataccCTGATTTTGAACACAGGTAAATAATGATTGGCCATCTTTTGTAACGCCGTAAGTACGACCTGGAAGTTCtataaaagttttctttttctgtagTTGAAGGTTTAAAACGGCAAGGCCAGGTTTAAAACAATGAATCCCGGATGAAATAACCACCGTTTGTGCATCAAGACATACTATTCCGTATCCCAAAGAAGGCTCAATTAACCAAGTATTCCTCAAAACAAACACCGCATTAAGCTGATATACACAACACTTTAAGCGATCTGTGAACAAAAATTGACCATTAGGAGATATGCAACAACCTCTGATACAAGTGATATTACTTTGACTTATTGAGATCTCCTTCCGCAGACTTAATTTAATATTGTCAATTTTCTTACACTTGAGGAATAACTTGTTTGTTATAGTGCTTGGTTCTTGTGAGACAAATCGTTTATGTGTCTTAATATCAAACGTCCCTATTGTCTTTAAATCATGtacaatattcatgatattgagCAGTCCTGTATCTACAACTACTTCAACGTTGTCGATTCCCGTTTGGAGGTATTGTTCTTTTTCTGTTATTATTTCTTCAAtatcttttaatatttcaaaagtctGCAAGTCAGtggcattttgttttatattatcgACAATGGTCCGACATTTTACTGTTTCCGTTTCTCTTTTATTCAGTTTCGATGTAATCTTCTTGATTTTCTCTCGacattcatttttcttttcgTTAATATCTTTTTCTAGTTTATCTAaaagtttgtttatttcttttctaaCAGTTTTTACTTCGGCTATATATTTCTGGATGGTGGACATATTGGAATCTCT
This Mytilus trossulus isolate FHL-02 chromosome 14, PNRI_Mtr1.1.1.hap1, whole genome shotgun sequence DNA region includes the following protein-coding sequences:
- the LOC134696194 gene encoding uncharacterized protein LOC134696194 encodes the protein MATNNNICDVCRQTSTVTHWCLECEEALCSYCIEHHKERKLTRKHKPIPISKYESLPSFITDIHRSCVDHNEIYQLYCSKHDKTLCYLCIIDHGKCGVIPLEDVNKNKIQHLELRMGDILKNIETIKNERDSNMSTIQKYIAEVKTVRKEINKLLDKLEKDINEKKNECREKIKKITSKLNKRETETVKCRTIVDNIKQNATDLQTFEILKDIEEIITEKEQYLQTGIDNVEVVVDTGLLNIMNIVHDLKTIGTFDIKTHKRFVSQEPSTITNKLFLKCKKIDNIKLSLRKEISISQSNITCIRGCCISPNGQFLFTDRLKCCVYQLNAVFVLRNTWLIEPSLGYGIVCLDAQTVVISSGIHCFKPGLAVLNLQLQKKKTFIELPGRTYGVTKDGQSLFTCVQNQGIYEINLTDFKTTRIIRCDITSSSHIAVYADKIYYTDNNEDCVICCDRKGLHIWTFKDVSVLQNPRGIAVDDGNVFVVGEMTNNVIAISSDGNSYRELLTKHEGLSSPSAIFVDRKKKNILVANTGTKAFLYNFSFQ